The Salvelinus namaycush isolate Seneca chromosome 16, SaNama_1.0, whole genome shotgun sequence genome has a segment encoding these proteins:
- the LOC120061116 gene encoding general receptor for phosphoinositides 1-associated scaffold protein-like isoform X2, with product MKNMTLRRLKKVNSCDPASGLSSQDDIYFPSSKSDSCKTMDLPTNSSEVYNYKTLAYSGGTLPRNYRKSGGLQKWKPLTQTPEPQRKVVVLVKKEEETFGFEIQTYGLHHQDQNSVEMCTFVCKVHDDSPAQQAGLKVGDTITSVNETTVDGFQHKEIVQLIRASGNSIKLETVYSDSIRKAELEARLQYLKQTLHEKWDEYRSLMMQEQRLVHGIVMSDAAIYESLESAGVYGSLGAPSPAALRALRCTGSTSSSASHLSVTTEEEPLYQTCLYQGQGDRLNDANGDLTRTTSSTEKDQQEQEKPSQGKQRMIRPASELFTSAKTHLTRSASTRSYLRGSNNNSSSAPGEKVQSGGFSSLQRKPKQKSFRRRLLKFIPGLNRAMEEEESHL from the exons ATGAAGAATATGACACTTCGAAGGCTTAAAAAAGTTAACTCCTGTGATCCAGCTAGTGGACTTTCGAGCCAGGACGATATTTACTTTCCGTCCTCCAAGTCAGACAGTTGTAAAACTATGGATTTACCAACTAATTCCTCGGAGGTGTATAATTACAAGACTTTGGCTTACTCTGGTGGAACGTTGCCAAGGAACTACAGAAAG AGTGGTGGGCTGCAGAAGTGGAAGCCTCTCACACAAACACCAGAGCCACAGAG GAAAGTTGTTGTCCTggtgaagaaggaggaggagaccTTTGGCTTTGAGATCCAG ACATATGGGCTGCACCACCAGGACCAGAACTCTGTGGAGATGTGCACATTTGTGTGCAAGGTTCATGACGACAGCCCCGCTCAACAAGCCGGACTCAAAGTcg GGGACACCATCACTAGCGTGAACGAGACCACTGTGGATGGATTTCAACACAAGGAGATTGTTCAGCTAATCAGGGCCTCTGGGAACTCCATTAA GCTGGAAACAGTGTACAGCGACTCCATTCGAAAAGCAGAACTGGAGGCAAGGCTTCAGTATCTAAAg CAAACCCTACATGAGAAATGGGATGAATACAGATCTTTGATGATGCAAGAGCAGAGGCTGGTTCATG GCATAGTGATGAGTGATGCTGCTATCTATGAGTCCCTGGAGTCTGCGGGGGTGTATGGTAGTCTGGGCGCACCGAGCCCGGCCGCCCTGCGTGCCCTCCGCTGCACCGGCAGCACCAGCAGCAGCGCCAGCCACCTGAGTGTCACCACAGAGGAGGAACCACTCTACCAGACCTGTCTGTACCAGGGGCAGGGCGACCGCCTCAACGACGCCAACGGTGACCTCACCAGAACCACCAGCAGCACAGAGAAAGACCAGCAGGAACAGGAGAAGCCATCCCAGGGTAAGCAGAGAATGATCCGTCCCGCCAGCGAGCTCTTCACCTCGGCCAAGACCCACCTGACCCGCAGCGCCAGTACACGCAGCTACCTGAGGGGCTCCAACAACAACTCTTCGTCAGCACCAGGGGAGAAAGTGCAATCGGGAGGGTTCAGCTCGCTACAGAGGAAACCCAAACAGAAGAGCTTCCGCCGACGGCTCCTCAAGTTCATCCCTGGACTGAACAGagccatggag gaggaggagagccatCTCTGA
- the LOC120061116 gene encoding general receptor for phosphoinositides 1-associated scaffold protein-like isoform X1 encodes MKNMTLRRLKKVNSCDPASGLSSQDDIYFPSSKSDSCKTMDLPTNSSEVYNYKTLAYSGGTLPRNYRKSGGLQKWKPLTQTPEPQRKVVVLVKKEEETFGFEIQTYGLHHQDQNSVEMCTFVCKVHDDSPAQQAGLKVGDTITSVNETTVDGFQHKEIVQLIRASGNSIKLETVYSDSIRKAELEARLQYLKQTLHEKWDEYRSLMMQEQRLVHGIVMSDAAIYESLESAGVYGSLGAPSPAALRALRCTGSTSSSASHLSVTTEEEPLYQTCLYQGQGDRLNDANGDLTRTTSSTEKDQQEQEKPSQGKQRMIRPASELFTSAKTHLTRSASTRSYLRGSNNNSSSAPGEKVQSGGFSSLQRKPKQKSFRRRLLKFIPGLNRAMEEEESHL; translated from the exons ATGAAGAATATGACACTTCGAAGGCTTAAAAAAGTTAACTCCTGTGATCCAGCTAGTGGACTTTCGAGCCAGGACGATATTTACTTTCCGTCCTCCAAGTCAGACAGTTGTAAAACTATGGATTTACCAACTAATTCCTCGGAGGTGTATAATTACAAGACTTTGGCTTACTCTGGTGGAACGTTGCCAAGGAACTACAGAAAG AGTGGTGGGCTGCAGAAGTGGAAGCCTCTCACACAAACACCAGAGCCACAGAG GAAAGTTGTTGTCCTggtgaagaaggaggaggagaccTTTGGCTTTGAGATCCAG ACATATGGGCTGCACCACCAGGACCAGAACTCTGTGGAGATGTGCACATTTGTGTGCAAGGTTCATGACGACAGCCCCGCTCAACAAGCCGGACTCAAAGTcg GGGACACCATCACTAGCGTGAACGAGACCACTGTGGATGGATTTCAACACAAGGAGATTGTTCAGCTAATCAGGGCCTCTGGGAACTCCATTAA GCTGGAAACAGTGTACAGCGACTCCATTCGAAAAGCAGAACTGGAGGCAAGGCTTCAGTATCTAAAg CAAACCCTACATGAGAAATGGGATGAATACAGATCTTTGATGATGCAAGAGCAGAGGCTGGTTCATG GCATAGTGATGAGTGATGCTGCTATCTATGAGTCCCTGGAGTCTGCGGGGGTGTATGGTAGTCTGGGCGCACCGAGCCCGGCCGCCCTGCGTGCCCTCCGCTGCACCGGCAGCACCAGCAGCAGCGCCAGCCACCTGAGTGTCACCACAGAGGAGGAACCACTCTACCAGACCTGTCTGTACCAGGGGCAGGGCGACCGCCTCAACGACGCCAACGGTGACCTCACCAGAACCACCAGCAGCACAGAGAAAGACCAGCAGGAACAGGAGAAGCCATCCCAGGGTAAGCAGAGAATGATCCGTCCCGCCAGCGAGCTCTTCACCTCGGCCAAGACCCACCTGACCCGCAGCGCCAGTACACGCAGCTACCTGAGGGGCTCCAACAACAACTCTTCGTCAGCACCAGGGGAGAAAGTGCAATCGGGAGGGTTCAGCTCGCTACAGAGGAAACCCAAACAGAAGAGCTTCCGCCGACGGCTCCTCAAGTTCATCCCTGGACTGAACAGagccatggaggaggaggagagccatCTCTGA